The following proteins come from a genomic window of Iamia sp. SCSIO 61187:
- a CDS encoding TIGR02391 family protein, giving the protein MAEDNPLRSPLPADALVVIDFVHAFLRDKGRWPIGDYVAGSLGRRIDLDELVRSLPMLGTARYGPILQSGGGFVDLAEPLKVTIAGLAQIPGASGTVASVLGLIVDLAERYVALPPDPNRPVEMHQSWSDLSEVVHKRTGGDSKLDVDIALAVFACEPPGWGSYRLGDKPADITWEVSRSLAWYAGLKSVEDYLDLITRRLGWAPGTALRAPAVGPSSSATPPLGIDPGVWREVGPAVTGERWGEVIRSAGLYLEEVVRAASGLPTTLNPKDLMGRAFGSNGSLQLGNPDHANEAIGWRELAQGFIAAVRNPGTHVAAGGIVERANGAMAIVSMLVSEIRKLRPDIFDDDGILRGETSRS; this is encoded by the coding sequence ATGGCCGAGGACAATCCCCTTCGATCGCCCCTGCCGGCCGACGCCCTTGTGGTGATCGACTTCGTCCATGCCTTCCTGCGAGACAAGGGTCGATGGCCGATCGGCGACTACGTGGCTGGGAGCCTTGGAAGGCGAATCGATCTGGATGAGTTGGTTCGGAGCCTGCCGATGCTGGGGACGGCCCGCTACGGGCCGATCCTTCAATCAGGCGGGGGATTCGTCGACCTGGCCGAGCCGCTGAAGGTGACCATCGCCGGCCTCGCTCAGATCCCCGGTGCCAGCGGCACCGTCGCCTCCGTCCTCGGCCTCATCGTGGACTTGGCGGAGCGCTACGTGGCCTTGCCGCCAGATCCCAATCGGCCGGTCGAGATGCACCAGAGCTGGAGCGATCTGTCCGAGGTGGTCCACAAACGGACTGGTGGTGACAGCAAGCTTGACGTCGACATCGCCCTCGCCGTGTTTGCGTGCGAACCACCGGGCTGGGGCTCCTATCGCCTCGGCGACAAACCTGCCGACATCACCTGGGAGGTGTCCAGGAGCCTCGCCTGGTACGCGGGTCTCAAGTCGGTCGAGGACTACCTCGACTTGATCACGCGTCGTCTCGGCTGGGCTCCGGGCACCGCGCTTCGCGCGCCTGCGGTTGGGCCGTCGTCGTCGGCGACGCCCCCGCTCGGCATCGACCCGGGGGTGTGGCGCGAGGTAGGACCGGCGGTGACCGGGGAGCGGTGGGGCGAAGTCATCCGGTCCGCCGGCCTCTACTTGGAAGAGGTCGTGCGTGCCGCGAGCGGGCTCCCGACAACCCTCAATCCGAAGGACCTCATGGGAAGGGCGTTCGGGTCCAACGGGTCGTTGCAACTGGGCAACCCTGACCACGCGAACGAGGCGATCGGATGGCGGGAGCTCGCGCAGGGCTTCATCGCTGCCGTGCGCAACCCCGGCACGCACGTTGCCGCCGGAGGCATCGTCGAGCGGGCCAACGGAGCGATGGCCATCGTCTCGATGCTCGTCAGCGAGATCCGCAAGCTGCGGCCCGACATCTTCGACGACGACGGAATTCTGCGCGGCGAGACATCGCGGTCGTAG
- a CDS encoding DEAD/DEAH box helicase family protein, with the protein MGACPAEHVERPLHLGRGCPGHVGRRDKVGLQRREGSRTRVRIGSAFLGLAPSDASLVGIELDPTTAEIARHLYGARATVHHSGFEDFRGADGAFDLVIGNVPFGQVRPHDLEHNRGRRSLHNYFLIKSLHLVRPGGFVVALTSRYTLDAQGCAAREEMAALADLVGAARLPARAFAESSGTEVVVDLLVLRRRQEGDEPVSEEWVQTVPADLTGEGATSDLRINSYFASHPDRILGQLSATRGMYRENEITVTATGPVVGHLTVALDQIVADALAQGRGFGGDNVTACSPRAADTPGGGDFDTRWAQDGSLVVNPRGRVGQVTDGHAHLYAPRFAKDRGELVRLVGLRDAARAVLDVQVEGGSDQALAEAQAVLTDRYRAYVRQHGPLNRSSQARTGRRDAETGAEVLRRVRPRMGGFRMDPDWPLVAALEDFDQATQEARPAAIFTERVIAPPSQREGVETPAEAVSVCLDETGTVTLGRVARLLGVEDSEARERLGELVFDDPDTGELIPAALYLSGNIRHRVEAARAAAETDQRFAVNVAALEASLPRQLDPSEITARPGATWIPSTDVEAFCREVLDVGVDVERLAELGSWTVRLRDGSRRGVALTSEWGTSRADALVLLDAALNQRLHTVTDAVEGGRRVRNDAETLAARDKQELLASRFSTWIWEDPARSARLADRYNELFASTLLPHHDGSHLTFPGLAETFTPRPHQRDAVARILSDGRALLAHAVGAGKTATIVMAAMEQRRLGLANKPAVVVPNHMLEQFSREWLQLYPTARLLIADREHLSKDRRKEFVARAATGDWDAVIFSHSGFARIPLGTDLLRAYLGEEIDTAREALGQSKGGKGLSVKKLERRIAKMEEVYKRLLAEESKDDGVRFEETGIDYLYVDEAHAHKNRRVDSSIDGVATTGSQRAQDLTAKLWALRRDHGPKVVTLSTATPVANSMAELWVMQSYLHPDLLEEVGLRAFDAWAATFGRTHTALELSPDGSSYRMQTRFARFQNVPELLGLYRQVADVRTAEDLGLPVPAIVGGKPETVVVEPSDELIEYVADLAARAERVRAAAVDPSKDNMLKVTGDGRRAALDLRLVDLDQPYGGKVAAAAQRVAALHHATADRTYEGPDGQLTMRPGALQLVFCDVSTPAAAGWNAYDDLRAQLVRRGVPADTIRFIQEAKSDDAKAALFAACRDGSVSVLVGSTETMGVGTNVQNRVVAVHHLDAPWRPADVEQRDGRGVRQGNQNPEIHITRYVTERSFDTYLWHTLERKAAFIGQVTRGDLGEREVEDIGDQTLSFQEVKALATGDPLILEKAKVDSEVARLTRLERAHHDDQRNLRRTHDSATARADHLDGRIADLEAAVARLENTRGDRFAMTVDGHVHRERPDAGEHVHRLVADRLVPGASPSDERIDWPVGHLGGHEVRGRRLAYGADAEVRLSVPGTPVDLVYLVSEWRDVDPASVVGRLERQLQRLPAELDRLRADREGARSEATRAWERLGRTWDQADELTALRRRQQEITEAMLPEGPADPSPERSRAGASIGAPGLG; encoded by the coding sequence GTGGGCGCATGCCCGGCGGAGCACGTTGAACGCCCACTACACCTCGGCCGAGGTTGCCCAGGCCATGTGGGGCGCCGCGACAAGGTTGGGCTTCAGCGGAGGGAGGGTTCTCGAACCCGGGTGCGGATCGGGTCGGCCTTCCTCGGCCTCGCGCCGAGTGACGCCTCGCTCGTCGGCATCGAGCTGGACCCGACGACGGCCGAGATCGCACGGCACCTCTACGGAGCCCGCGCCACCGTCCACCACTCCGGCTTCGAGGATTTCCGGGGCGCTGACGGTGCCTTCGACCTCGTGATCGGGAACGTGCCCTTCGGGCAGGTCCGCCCTCACGACCTCGAGCACAACCGGGGTCGCCGATCGTTGCACAACTACTTCTTGATCAAGAGCCTCCACCTGGTGCGGCCCGGTGGGTTCGTGGTCGCCCTGACTTCCCGCTACACGCTCGACGCTCAGGGGTGCGCCGCCCGCGAGGAGATGGCTGCACTCGCCGACCTCGTGGGGGCCGCCCGCCTGCCGGCCAGGGCGTTCGCCGAGTCATCGGGCACCGAGGTCGTCGTCGACCTCCTCGTGCTGCGCCGCCGCCAGGAAGGTGACGAGCCGGTCAGCGAGGAGTGGGTGCAGACCGTCCCGGCGGACCTGACGGGCGAGGGCGCGACCAGTGACCTCCGCATCAACTCCTACTTCGCGTCGCACCCCGATCGGATCCTGGGACAGCTCTCGGCCACGCGGGGGATGTACCGCGAGAACGAGATCACGGTCACCGCCACCGGTCCCGTCGTCGGTCACCTCACCGTGGCGCTCGACCAGATCGTCGCCGACGCGCTGGCCCAGGGCCGGGGGTTCGGCGGCGACAACGTCACCGCGTGCTCGCCTCGTGCAGCCGACACGCCGGGCGGCGGCGACTTCGATACCCGCTGGGCTCAGGACGGAAGCCTGGTGGTGAACCCCCGCGGTCGGGTCGGCCAGGTCACCGACGGGCACGCTCACCTCTACGCCCCTCGGTTCGCCAAGGATCGAGGCGAGCTGGTCCGTCTGGTGGGTCTCCGGGATGCGGCGAGAGCCGTGCTGGACGTGCAGGTCGAGGGCGGGTCAGATCAGGCCCTGGCAGAGGCCCAGGCGGTCCTCACCGACCGCTACCGCGCCTACGTCCGCCAGCACGGGCCGCTCAACCGCTCCAGTCAAGCCCGCACCGGTCGGCGCGACGCGGAGACGGGCGCCGAGGTGCTCCGTCGCGTGCGCCCGCGCATGGGCGGGTTCCGCATGGACCCGGACTGGCCCCTCGTCGCTGCGCTGGAGGACTTCGACCAAGCGACCCAGGAGGCACGCCCCGCTGCGATCTTCACCGAGCGCGTGATCGCCCCTCCAAGCCAGCGCGAGGGAGTCGAGACGCCAGCGGAAGCCGTGTCCGTGTGCCTGGACGAGACGGGCACCGTGACCCTGGGACGGGTCGCCCGCCTCCTCGGTGTCGAAGACTCCGAAGCGCGGGAGCGCCTCGGTGAGCTGGTCTTCGACGACCCCGATACCGGCGAGCTCATTCCCGCGGCCCTGTACCTCTCGGGGAACATCAGGCACCGGGTCGAAGCAGCCCGTGCAGCGGCCGAGACTGATCAACGGTTCGCCGTCAACGTCGCCGCCCTCGAAGCGAGCCTGCCCCGCCAGCTCGATCCATCCGAGATCACGGCTCGACCGGGCGCAACCTGGATCCCTTCCACGGATGTCGAGGCGTTCTGTCGCGAGGTGCTCGACGTCGGGGTCGACGTCGAGCGGCTCGCCGAGCTCGGCTCGTGGACCGTCCGCCTCCGCGACGGCTCCCGACGGGGCGTGGCCCTCACCTCGGAGTGGGGGACCTCACGCGCCGACGCACTCGTCCTGCTCGATGCCGCGCTGAACCAGAGGCTCCACACGGTCACCGACGCAGTGGAGGGCGGAAGGCGCGTCCGCAACGACGCCGAGACGCTGGCGGCCCGCGACAAGCAAGAGCTGCTGGCCAGTCGCTTCTCGACGTGGATCTGGGAGGACCCGGCGAGGTCCGCCCGGCTCGCAGACCGGTACAACGAGCTGTTCGCCAGCACTCTCCTGCCTCACCACGACGGATCGCACCTCACCTTCCCGGGGTTGGCAGAGACCTTCACCCCCCGGCCTCACCAGCGTGACGCTGTCGCCCGCATCCTCTCGGATGGGCGCGCCCTTCTCGCCCATGCGGTCGGCGCCGGCAAGACCGCCACCATCGTCATGGCGGCGATGGAGCAGCGGCGGCTCGGACTCGCCAACAAGCCGGCGGTCGTGGTCCCGAACCACATGCTGGAGCAGTTCAGCCGCGAGTGGCTCCAGCTCTATCCGACGGCCCGGCTCCTGATCGCCGACCGCGAGCACCTGTCGAAGGATCGACGCAAGGAGTTCGTCGCCCGAGCGGCCACGGGTGACTGGGACGCCGTGATCTTCAGCCACTCCGGCTTCGCCCGCATCCCGCTGGGCACCGATCTCCTGCGGGCGTACCTGGGAGAGGAGATCGACACGGCGCGTGAGGCGCTCGGCCAGTCCAAGGGGGGCAAGGGCCTCTCGGTCAAGAAGCTCGAACGGCGCATCGCGAAGATGGAGGAGGTCTACAAGCGGCTGCTCGCAGAGGAGTCGAAGGATGACGGCGTCCGGTTCGAGGAGACCGGGATCGACTACCTCTACGTCGACGAAGCGCACGCTCACAAGAACCGGCGCGTGGACTCCAGCATCGACGGCGTCGCCACCACCGGCTCCCAGCGTGCTCAGGACCTCACCGCCAAGCTGTGGGCGCTGCGGCGAGACCACGGCCCGAAGGTCGTCACCCTCTCGACCGCAACGCCAGTCGCCAACTCCATGGCCGAGCTGTGGGTCATGCAGTCCTACCTACACCCCGACCTGCTGGAGGAGGTGGGACTGCGGGCGTTCGACGCGTGGGCCGCCACGTTCGGCCGCACCCACACGGCGCTCGAGCTGTCCCCCGACGGCAGCAGCTACCGGATGCAGACCCGCTTCGCACGGTTCCAGAACGTGCCGGAGCTGCTGGGCCTCTACCGGCAGGTGGCCGACGTCCGGACGGCCGAGGACCTTGGTCTGCCGGTGCCCGCCATCGTCGGTGGCAAGCCGGAGACGGTCGTCGTCGAGCCCAGCGACGAGCTCATCGAGTACGTAGCCGATCTCGCCGCCCGGGCCGAGAGGGTCCGCGCCGCAGCGGTCGATCCCTCGAAGGACAACATGCTCAAGGTCACCGGGGACGGCCGGAGGGCGGCACTCGACCTTCGCCTCGTGGACCTCGACCAGCCGTACGGGGGCAAGGTCGCCGCTGCCGCCCAGCGTGTCGCCGCTCTCCACCACGCCACCGCCGATCGCACCTACGAGGGCCCCGACGGTCAGCTCACCATGCGTCCCGGCGCTCTCCAGCTCGTCTTCTGCGACGTGTCCACGCCCGCAGCGGCAGGGTGGAACGCCTACGACGACCTACGAGCCCAGCTCGTGCGGCGCGGCGTGCCGGCCGACACGATCCGCTTCATCCAGGAGGCCAAGTCCGACGATGCCAAGGCGGCCCTCTTCGCTGCGTGTCGGGATGGCTCGGTCTCGGTGCTCGTCGGTTCCACGGAGACGATGGGCGTCGGTACCAACGTCCAGAACCGCGTCGTGGCCGTCCACCACCTCGACGCACCGTGGCGGCCGGCAGACGTCGAGCAACGAGACGGCCGGGGAGTCCGGCAGGGCAACCAGAACCCGGAGATCCACATCACCCGCTACGTCACCGAGCGCTCGTTCGACACCTACCTGTGGCACACCCTCGAACGGAAGGCAGCGTTCATCGGCCAGGTGACTCGCGGCGACCTCGGCGAGAGGGAGGTTGAGGACATCGGCGACCAGACCCTCTCGTTCCAAGAGGTCAAGGCCCTCGCCACCGGCGACCCGCTCATCCTGGAGAAGGCCAAGGTCGACTCCGAGGTGGCACGGCTCACGCGGCTGGAACGGGCCCACCACGACGACCAGCGGAACCTCCGCCGCACCCACGACTCGGCCACGGCGAGGGCCGATCACCTCGACGGGCGCATCGCAGACCTGGAGGCCGCCGTCGCTCGCCTCGAAAACACCCGGGGCGACCGCTTCGCCATGACTGTCGACGGTCACGTCCACCGGGAGCGACCTGACGCTGGCGAGCACGTGCACCGCCTCGTGGCCGATCGGCTGGTCCCGGGCGCGTCGCCTTCCGACGAACGGATTGATTGGCCTGTGGGCCACCTCGGAGGGCACGAGGTGCGAGGCCGCCGCCTCGCCTACGGCGCCGATGCCGAGGTGCGACTGTCCGTGCCCGGCACCCCTGTCGACCTCGTGTACCTGGTGTCCGAATGGCGCGACGTCGACCCGGCATCCGTCGTCGGCCGCCTCGAGCGGCAGCTCCAGCGTCTGCCCGCCGAGCTCGACCGGCTCAGGGCCGATCGAGAAGGCGCACGCTCCGAAGCAACGCGAGCATGGGAGCGGCTCGGCCGCACCTGGGACCAGGCCGACGAGCTGACGGCCCTGCGTCGACGCCAGCAGGAGATCACCGAGGCCATGTTGCCCGAGGGTCCCGCCGACCCGTCTCCCGAGCGCAGTCGCGCCGGTGCATCGATCGGTGCACCTGGGCTCGGATGA
- a CDS encoding type IV secretory system conjugative DNA transfer family protein codes for MDEAGQALGRMPRRMGDPAQAWGPSLADAMPGPVTYWTCTGFVAVALVVLGAVVLRWSPWSRVGTSKRRPLGVDARPAFARRRDLAPVLVRGPASGRFILARFGRRLVATEVRRQGRSRWSTRRAGDRGAVALVGPSRSGKTSAAVSGILEWDGPAVLSSVKADLLGSTAGWRSTLGEVRVYDPTGSTRQIGREARWSPVDGAGTISGAQRAARALCDAAPRGGVEGGLDFWLSQSEILLSGLLWVAHHAQRDMGTVCEWVLRQDQPGELGPGEVRSALDAFMVDEDDEVALGATDASQGLVAVWEMDERTRSSVYATAQTVVWPWSDPDVAASSRRGEAEGAGVDLAWLLSGANSLYLCSPIEDQRRLAPAFGGLLNDLVAQVYRHVAASGKPLDPPLLIVIDEAGNTPLRALAEYASTLAGLGVLLVTIWQSLAQIESSYGRAADTILTNHLSKLFYAGLSDGASLKYVSQILGEAEVDSRSRSVGDGGGRSSMQLSTARTPLAPPHVLRQMRPGDALLVHGTLPPAHVRTRPFHRSRYLARRAGLPLPDRGERGQ; via the coding sequence ATGGACGAGGCCGGGCAGGCCCTCGGGCGGATGCCCAGGCGGATGGGCGATCCGGCTCAGGCGTGGGGGCCATCCCTGGCTGACGCGATGCCGGGTCCGGTCACCTACTGGACCTGCACTGGGTTCGTCGCCGTGGCCCTCGTGGTACTCGGCGCCGTTGTCCTCCGCTGGTCGCCGTGGTCGCGGGTCGGCACGTCGAAGCGCCGGCCCTTGGGCGTCGATGCACGACCGGCCTTCGCCCGTCGGCGGGACCTCGCCCCCGTGCTCGTTCGGGGTCCGGCCTCAGGGCGGTTCATCCTCGCCCGGTTCGGCCGTCGGCTCGTTGCCACCGAGGTCCGCCGGCAGGGCCGTTCGCGGTGGTCGACGCGACGGGCCGGCGATCGAGGGGCAGTGGCGCTCGTCGGCCCGTCGAGGTCGGGCAAGACGAGCGCGGCGGTGTCAGGGATCCTCGAATGGGACGGCCCCGCGGTCCTCAGCTCGGTGAAGGCGGATCTGCTGGGTTCCACCGCCGGATGGCGGTCGACGCTCGGTGAGGTCCGGGTCTACGACCCGACGGGGTCGACCAGGCAGATCGGGCGAGAGGCCCGCTGGTCGCCCGTGGATGGCGCGGGAACCATCTCGGGCGCGCAGCGGGCAGCGCGTGCGCTCTGCGACGCGGCTCCTCGGGGTGGTGTCGAGGGTGGCCTGGACTTCTGGTTGTCGCAGTCCGAGATCCTCCTCTCGGGCCTGCTGTGGGTCGCGCATCACGCCCAGCGGGACATGGGGACGGTCTGCGAGTGGGTCCTTCGCCAGGACCAGCCGGGCGAGCTCGGGCCAGGTGAGGTCCGCAGCGCGCTCGACGCCTTCATGGTCGACGAGGACGACGAGGTGGCGCTCGGCGCGACGGATGCGTCCCAGGGCCTGGTGGCCGTATGGGAGATGGACGAGCGGACCCGCTCCAGCGTCTACGCGACGGCCCAGACGGTGGTGTGGCCCTGGTCTGATCCGGACGTGGCGGCATCTTCCCGCCGCGGCGAGGCCGAGGGGGCCGGCGTCGACCTGGCCTGGCTCCTCAGCGGCGCGAACAGCCTGTACCTCTGCTCGCCGATCGAGGATCAACGCCGCCTCGCGCCGGCCTTCGGCGGCCTGCTCAACGACCTCGTGGCCCAGGTGTATCGCCACGTCGCCGCCAGCGGGAAGCCGCTCGATCCGCCCCTGCTGATCGTCATCGACGAGGCGGGCAACACGCCGCTGCGGGCGTTGGCCGAGTACGCGTCGACCTTGGCCGGGCTCGGCGTGCTGTTGGTGACGATCTGGCAGTCGCTCGCCCAGATCGAGTCGTCGTACGGCCGGGCGGCGGACACCATCCTCACCAACCACCTGAGCAAGCTCTTCTACGCCGGGCTGTCGGACGGCGCTTCGTTGAAGTACGTGAGCCAGATCCTCGGCGAGGCCGAGGTCGATTCGCGCTCCCGGTCGGTGGGCGACGGCGGTGGACGAAGCTCGATGCAGCTCTCGACGGCTCGAACGCCCCTTGCGCCTCCCCACGTCCTGCGCCAGATGCGACCCGGGGATGCCCTGCTCGTGCACGGGACGCTCCCGCCGGCGCACGTGCGGACGCGGCCGTTCCACCGCTCCCGGTATCTGGCGCGCCGGGCCGGTCTGCCGCTACCTGACCGAGGAGAGCGGGGTCAGTGA
- a CDS encoding ThiF family adenylyltransferase: MPKLLADAAAANNGEAPTSSPDRMPNVDPITNYYDPAVHTVMRIDGGWANVMETRGGRLRVALDAQSAQGALRGTVFEVQDEEGAVLRSADAALATLYVNDQLIDGRWVRLDSAPAEGSAEAVLSAAVDADRTLAAPAYERVGDQEVDLIGVVLEDDVRADLDSSTLVRGDSWLFVARVRTRARPPAKRQRGRVTESSVKVSPPNLLRTDRAGPTDLRERVPSLRPLDAATIALIGLGGVGAPSAVEFAKAGAGRLRMIESDALSTGNGARWPLGFLSAGHPKLVALASHLKQNWPYTDIELLPCRLGQPREGDDSIGEGDAAPSDLDTLDKWLDGAALIYDATADRGVNYFLSELAKDRGIPYVVVSATEGGFGGMVARFDPRPETACWTCLMHHFEAGTLTPPPRDQNAATANTWPAGCIDPTFTGAGFDIAAIALAGVRLACATMCAGTDGSYPAATWDYARYEFRTADLALPGVTEAFTIEPHPDCQPCANRRSS, encoded by the coding sequence ATGCCCAAGCTGCTCGCCGACGCGGCCGCAGCAAACAACGGGGAAGCGCCCACGTCCTCGCCAGACCGCATGCCGAACGTCGACCCGATCACCAACTACTACGACCCAGCCGTACACACCGTGATGCGGATCGACGGCGGCTGGGCCAACGTGATGGAGACGCGGGGCGGTCGGCTGCGGGTCGCTCTGGATGCACAGAGCGCGCAGGGGGCTCTGCGAGGCACCGTGTTCGAGGTCCAGGACGAAGAGGGTGCCGTCCTGCGATCCGCTGATGCCGCTCTGGCCACCCTGTACGTGAACGACCAGCTGATCGACGGCCGGTGGGTTCGGCTGGACAGCGCGCCCGCCGAGGGTTCTGCTGAGGCCGTCCTGTCTGCGGCCGTGGACGCAGACAGGACGCTGGCGGCGCCTGCCTACGAGCGCGTCGGCGACCAGGAGGTGGACCTGATCGGCGTGGTACTCGAGGACGATGTCCGCGCCGACCTGGACTCGAGCACGCTGGTGCGCGGCGACAGCTGGCTCTTCGTCGCGCGGGTTCGAACCCGGGCGCGCCCGCCCGCCAAGCGGCAACGAGGGCGAGTGACAGAGTCTTCCGTCAAAGTGAGTCCTCCAAATCTGCTTCGCACCGATCGTGCTGGACCCACGGACCTTCGAGAGCGGGTGCCGTCGCTTCGGCCGCTGGATGCTGCAACCATCGCCCTCATCGGTCTCGGCGGCGTGGGCGCGCCGAGCGCGGTCGAGTTCGCCAAGGCCGGTGCCGGGCGCCTACGGATGATCGAGTCCGACGCGCTCAGCACCGGCAACGGGGCCCGCTGGCCGCTCGGATTCTTGAGTGCAGGGCACCCGAAGCTCGTCGCGCTCGCATCGCACCTGAAGCAGAACTGGCCCTACACCGACATCGAGCTGCTGCCGTGCCGCCTAGGGCAACCGAGGGAAGGCGACGACTCGATCGGAGAAGGTGATGCAGCACCCTCGGATCTCGACACGCTCGACAAGTGGCTAGATGGTGCCGCCCTGATCTACGACGCCACCGCAGACCGAGGCGTCAACTACTTCTTATCCGAGCTGGCCAAGGATCGTGGGATTCCATATGTCGTCGTGTCAGCCACCGAGGGCGGGTTCGGCGGGATGGTCGCCCGGTTCGATCCGAGACCTGAGACCGCCTGCTGGACGTGTCTCATGCATCACTTCGAGGCGGGGACCTTGACCCCGCCACCTCGTGACCAGAACGCCGCGACCGCCAACACCTGGCCGGCCGGCTGCATCGACCCGACGTTCACCGGCGCCGGGTTCGACATCGCGGCGATCGCGCTGGCTGGGGTCCGGCTGGCATGCGCAACGATGTGCGCGGGGACGGACGGCTCCTACCCCGCAGCGACCTGGGACTACGCACGATACGAGTTCCGGACGGCCGATCTCGCCCTGCCCGGCGTTACGGAAGCCTTCACCATCGAGCCCCATCCGGACTGCCAACCGTGCGCCAACCGACGGTCTTCGTAG
- a CDS encoding Mov34/MPN/PAD-1 family protein, translating into MTAEARRCHPVETGGMLVGWDDFEAGHLVVATIIGPGPNAEHHTWGFTPDGAWQQEQLAQIYLATDGRLSFVGDWHVHPAGGFGMSRRDRRTMAATVDEPDSRLAVALMGLLAQEDEHYRLGMWTLGDRRWPFGLPNAVRLPTTIWTPTAGEAFWVRLGIA; encoded by the coding sequence ATGACGGCCGAGGCACGCCGTTGCCACCCCGTCGAGACCGGCGGCATGCTCGTCGGCTGGGACGACTTCGAGGCCGGGCATCTGGTCGTCGCCACGATCATCGGCCCGGGCCCGAACGCTGAGCACCACACGTGGGGATTCACCCCCGACGGCGCCTGGCAGCAGGAGCAGCTGGCCCAGATCTACCTGGCGACCGACGGTCGGCTGAGTTTCGTGGGCGACTGGCACGTGCATCCTGCCGGTGGCTTCGGAATGAGCCGCCGAGACCGCCGAACGATGGCTGCCACGGTAGACGAGCCCGACAGCCGCCTGGCGGTGGCGCTGATGGGTCTTCTCGCTCAGGAGGACGAGCACTATCGGCTTGGCATGTGGACGCTGGGGGACCGGCGATGGCCTTTTGGGCTGCCGAACGCGGTCCGCCTACCGACGACTATCTGGACGCCGACGGCGGGTGAGGCCTTCTGGGTGCGGCTGGGCATCGCCTGA
- a CDS encoding helix-turn-helix transcriptional regulator, producing MSLLGRWEVPLVLWAHFVNYARRYRGLTQDALAQAADVSQQTVSKIEAGRICPHDRLKARLAQALEADTADLFPWPSQLVQTTAGDVAWPALAGAPSERAGHV from the coding sequence GTGTCGCTGCTGGGCCGTTGGGAGGTGCCCCTCGTGCTGTGGGCGCACTTCGTCAACTACGCCCGCCGCTACCGGGGCCTGACGCAGGACGCGCTCGCCCAGGCCGCGGACGTGTCGCAACAGACGGTCTCGAAGATCGAGGCGGGCCGCATCTGCCCTCATGATCGCCTGAAGGCCCGACTCGCCCAGGCGCTCGAAGCGGACACGGCGGACCTCTTCCCGTGGCCCTCCCAGCTCGTGCAGACCACTGCTGGCGACGTTGCGTGGCCCGCCCTGGCCGGGGCCCCGAGCGAGAGGGCCGGTCATGTCTGA
- a CDS encoding antitoxin VbhA family protein → MVTDPSAHAWSQRTDTTPASFRVAGWRYLGVDVAYEQSTVIGGGPLMFSALAGASMVGNRRRRDEAGRLAAPRWRPLGDITVVFDDARLLVHHEGAWASVWLDAITMLQGHPGGAGVTLLFADDPPYAFTGAWAGHLAAAIERALAARRAPAGTSVAEGDEPRRSRLVPMGQDPSVRSAVASARLEGVELEPAVVAILEAAAAGEMTSDQARRKILAEHGVDLPTEHRLSQPAHAN, encoded by the coding sequence ATGGTGACCGACCCGAGCGCTCACGCTTGGTCACAGCGCACCGACACCACGCCCGCATCCTTCCGCGTCGCGGGCTGGCGCTACCTGGGGGTCGATGTGGCGTACGAGCAGAGCACGGTCATCGGCGGTGGCCCGCTCATGTTCTCCGCACTCGCCGGGGCGAGCATGGTGGGCAACCGCCGTCGGCGGGACGAGGCCGGTCGGCTTGCCGCCCCTCGGTGGCGCCCACTCGGGGACATCACCGTCGTCTTCGACGACGCACGCCTGCTGGTCCACCACGAGGGCGCATGGGCGTCGGTGTGGCTCGACGCAATCACGATGCTTCAGGGTCATCCCGGTGGGGCCGGCGTCACGCTCCTTTTCGCCGATGACCCTCCCTATGCCTTCACGGGAGCGTGGGCCGGGCATCTGGCGGCGGCGATCGAGCGTGCTCTGGCTGCCCGCCGCGCCCCGGCTGGCACCTCTGTGGCAGAGGGCGACGAGCCGCGCCGTAGTAGATTGGTGCCCATGGGACAGGACCCGAGCGTCCGGAGCGCCGTGGCCTCGGCCCGGCTGGAGGGCGTCGAGCTGGAGCCCGCTGTGGTGGCCATCCTCGAGGCGGCTGCGGCCGGCGAGATGACCAGCGACCAGGCCCGGCGGAAGATCCTGGCCGAGCACGGCGTCGACCTGCCGACCGAGCACCGCCTCTCGCAGCCCGCGCACGCCAACTAG
- a CDS encoding Fic family protein gives MDQLRTVATGPRLEPADLADALSTVLSDMNEAHPFREGNGRTQRSLITQAAARHGQMLDWSDVSPAENIAASVASLDDPGAFAPLLSRIMGAGDQPSPLRRGAS, from the coding sequence ATGGACCAGCTCCGGACCGTGGCGACAGGCCCACGGCTGGAACCCGCCGACCTCGCCGACGCTCTCAGCACCGTCCTGTCCGACATGAACGAGGCGCACCCCTTCCGGGAGGGCAACGGCCGCACGCAACGCTCGCTCATCACCCAGGCTGCGGCCCGGCACGGCCAGATGCTCGACTGGTCGGACGTCAGCCCTGCCGAGAACATCGCGGCGTCGGTCGCATCCCTCGACGACCCAGGTGCCTTCGCGCCGCTCTTGAGCCGGATCATGGGCGCGGGCGACCAGCCCTCGCCTCTGCGTCGCGGCGCCTCCTGA